The Pirellulimonas nuda genome includes a region encoding these proteins:
- a CDS encoding tetratricopeptide repeat protein yields the protein MSLSNAPLRSESAGRWALVWALCLTLGAASAPVRAQDAELSPEQQAFQEVMQKGQAELDAKEFDAAVETFSQALQASGGFNPGPFVGRAKAYLGLKEFDAALEDLREAFQYGQTVPGLIPLAQNVRGEVYMEMGAYDLAMTDLEAAVAADRSNPDIQFNLGKVYTKLGGATQGEKALTKFIGVAKEEDERLAEAYQLRAEAYAGMGKFEEATADISRSLELDDTGHQSHFTQAVVLLQQKKYAEAAESLKKAIAAYKPKEGQDENIPFIEAYLARASALEESGKETSDPAASKAFYAEEEAAVEALLGLLPDRQDMAPAKAASLFRLGVAQRLQGKLADAVKSFSEALELNPAMGEAYFRRGVCFFYMQEYQLAAGDFEQAAAINFDNPRSNLWLGRTWAKLGDYRRAVRAYGAAVAVSDRYVDAYVGRGLANMRLGEYDNAVEDFNQAIRIRPTQARHYYYRALAYEALGEVDKAARSLMTAIEFDEKLIEAYAPLADILESAGRPTLAREYRQKAARLGADK from the coding sequence ATGAGCCTCTCTAACGCGCCTCTTCGATCGGAATCTGCGGGGCGCTGGGCGCTGGTTTGGGCGCTTTGCCTGACGCTGGGCGCCGCTTCGGCGCCGGTGCGGGCGCAGGACGCCGAGCTCTCTCCGGAGCAGCAGGCGTTCCAAGAGGTGATGCAGAAGGGCCAGGCGGAGCTAGACGCCAAGGAGTTCGACGCCGCGGTCGAGACGTTCTCGCAAGCGCTGCAGGCCAGCGGCGGGTTCAACCCGGGGCCGTTCGTGGGCCGGGCAAAGGCCTACCTGGGGCTGAAGGAGTTTGACGCGGCGCTGGAGGACCTGCGCGAGGCGTTCCAGTACGGGCAGACCGTGCCGGGGCTGATCCCGTTGGCGCAGAACGTCCGGGGCGAGGTGTACATGGAGATGGGCGCCTACGACCTGGCGATGACCGACCTTGAAGCGGCGGTGGCGGCGGACCGCTCGAACCCCGATATCCAGTTCAACCTAGGCAAGGTCTACACCAAGCTCGGCGGGGCGACCCAGGGCGAGAAGGCGCTGACCAAGTTCATCGGCGTCGCCAAAGAAGAAGACGAGCGCTTGGCCGAGGCGTACCAACTGCGGGCCGAAGCCTACGCCGGGATGGGCAAATTTGAGGAGGCCACGGCCGACATCTCTCGGTCGCTGGAGCTGGACGACACGGGTCACCAGTCGCACTTCACCCAGGCGGTAGTGCTGCTTCAGCAGAAGAAGTACGCCGAGGCCGCCGAGAGCCTCAAGAAGGCGATCGCCGCGTACAAGCCGAAAGAGGGTCAGGACGAGAACATCCCGTTCATCGAGGCCTACTTGGCGCGGGCGTCCGCGCTGGAAGAGAGCGGCAAAGAGACCAGCGACCCCGCGGCCAGCAAGGCGTTCTACGCCGAGGAAGAGGCCGCGGTAGAGGCGCTGCTGGGGCTGCTGCCGGACCGTCAGGACATGGCCCCGGCCAAGGCGGCTTCGCTGTTCCGGCTGGGCGTGGCCCAGCGGCTGCAGGGCAAGCTTGCCGACGCGGTCAAGAGCTTCAGCGAGGCGCTCGAGCTGAACCCGGCGATGGGCGAGGCCTACTTCCGCCGCGGCGTGTGCTTCTTCTACATGCAGGAGTACCAGCTAGCGGCCGGCGATTTCGAGCAGGCCGCCGCGATCAACTTCGACAACCCCCGCTCGAACCTGTGGCTGGGCCGCACCTGGGCCAAGCTGGGCGACTACCGCCGGGCCGTGCGTGCCTACGGCGCCGCGGTGGCGGTTTCCGACCGGTATGTCGACGCGTACGTCGGCCGCGGGCTGGCGAACATGCGGCTCGGTGAGTACGACAACGCGGTAGAAGACTTCAATCAAGCGATCCGCATCCGCCCGACGCAGGCCCGGCACTACTACTACCGGGCGCTGGCGTACGAGGCGTTGGGAGAGGTGGACAAGGCGGCCCGGTCGCTGATGACGGCGATCGAGTTCGACGAGAAGCTGATCGAGGCGTACGCCCCGCTGGCGGACATCCTGGAATCGGCCGGCCGTCCGACGCTGGCCCGCGAGTACCGCCAGAAGGCGGCCCGGTTGGGCGCGGACAAGTAG
- a CDS encoding helix-turn-helix domain-containing protein, with protein MDSEKGRPRALTPEKQERLIELAARGMSVGQAARRVGCSAKTVQRERRRSPLFDYLLGKARSGGPGRAPTLADRRGARGLGRSNRVGRWLRRVAAGGRSAP; from the coding sequence ATGGACAGCGAGAAAGGACGCCCGCGGGCGTTGACCCCCGAGAAGCAGGAGCGGCTGATCGAGCTGGCGGCTCGGGGGATGAGTGTTGGCCAGGCGGCGCGGCGGGTCGGCTGCTCTGCGAAGACCGTGCAGCGCGAGCGGCGTCGTTCGCCGTTGTTCGACTACTTGCTGGGCAAGGCGCGGTCGGGCGGCCCCGGCCGGGCGCCGACCCTGGCAGACCGGCGCGGCGCCCGCGGGCTGGGACGCAGCAACCGGGTCGGCCGCTGGTTGCGCCGGGTCGCTGCCGGGGGGCGGTCCGCGCCGTGA
- a CDS encoding type II toxin-antitoxin system RelE/ParE family toxin, with protein MSALRVHHSSAADRDVGNIVLTISRDNPAAALRVADAIDATVRLIAKSPALGEAYPHPRHAGLRRFLVNQFPNYAVYYQADPNELFVVRVLHAARDVASALSG; from the coding sequence TTGAGCGCGTTGCGGGTCCATCATTCGTCGGCCGCGGACCGCGACGTCGGCAACATCGTGCTCACCATCAGCCGCGACAATCCCGCGGCCGCGCTGCGGGTCGCGGACGCGATCGACGCGACGGTAAGGCTGATTGCAAAATCTCCGGCGCTCGGCGAGGCCTACCCCCACCCGCGTCACGCCGGATTGCGACGTTTCCTGGTAAACCAGTTCCCGAACTACGCGGTCTACTACCAGGCTGACCCAAACGAGCTGTTTGTCGTCCGAGTGCTGCACGCAGCACGTGATGTGGCGTCTGCATTAAGCGGGTAG
- a CDS encoding S8 family peptidase — protein MRARYTHPGTPRGEVESPPRPERQSHGAKLLDDLERAEREASRRLASEPLREGLHFLPLVFGESEAFDIPLERLEDERHGVRVVNMRRHGDQRRYLVAVPDSQVAAFAKKFREYQTNDTRAGNPKNEPLASATTSIDAGDIADYWTEVQEELPEEDETFWWEVWLSEQLAETAESNDDEEAAVWFRRIASQQDIAVSNRTVHFPDRTVVLAFASLTQWRSFPGLLARLAEFRRANLIASEFTQLSPSSQGEFIQDFLERVRFAAEDAPRVCLLDTGVNRGHPLLEQALAAKENQAYDNSWRSNDDAGHGTEMAGVALYGDLAVKLASDRRYRLSHRLEAVKVLPPSGGNEPPDYGPITVGAMAKAELQRPATSRAFCMAVTAEGDDMWWPTLWSAQIDQACAGAQDDVRRLVVLAAGNVREEVGQNYPDENYLSSVEDPGQSWNAITVGAYTNLTWIEEKGLDGYEPIAQPGALSPASRTSYCWIDSSWPYKPDVVFEGGNYAINEQGCVTSSEDLELLTTRSSPDGDALLGTVRDTSAATAQGARMAAKLMSEYPDYWPETIRGLVIHSAEWTRRMRQEFPRDRRKERLRVYGMGVPNMTRARRSASGYATMVVQETIQPFRMDGSEGKSHEMHMHDLPLPRQVLEDLGNTEVRMRVTLSYFVEPNPPRRGEVAKHQYASHGLRFSVKRPGETQTGMLKRLTRDAWSEGERERKRRDDRVVIDDRRWELGPERVAVRGSVHSDYWVGTAAELADSAQVCVYPVTGWWRFRRDPNVVEQETRYSLIVSISTDSSEIDLVQAVRAEIDIQVPIETEIEIELGS, from the coding sequence TTGCGTGCGCGGTACACTCACCCCGGCACGCCGCGCGGCGAGGTCGAGAGCCCGCCGAGGCCCGAACGCCAGTCACATGGCGCCAAGCTGCTCGACGACCTAGAGCGCGCCGAACGTGAGGCTTCGCGTCGGCTCGCGTCGGAGCCGCTACGCGAAGGGCTCCACTTTCTGCCCCTTGTCTTCGGAGAGAGCGAAGCTTTCGACATCCCGTTGGAGCGGCTAGAGGACGAACGGCACGGCGTTCGTGTGGTCAACATGCGTCGGCACGGTGACCAGCGGAGGTACCTAGTCGCCGTCCCCGATTCTCAAGTCGCGGCCTTCGCCAAGAAGTTCCGCGAGTACCAGACCAACGACACGCGGGCTGGGAATCCTAAGAACGAGCCGCTTGCGTCAGCGACCACATCGATTGATGCGGGCGATATCGCCGACTACTGGACCGAGGTGCAGGAAGAGCTGCCGGAAGAGGACGAGACCTTCTGGTGGGAAGTATGGCTCAGCGAACAGCTGGCAGAGACGGCCGAATCGAACGACGATGAGGAAGCCGCCGTGTGGTTCCGGCGGATCGCTTCGCAGCAAGACATCGCGGTGAGCAACCGAACGGTTCACTTCCCCGACCGGACCGTTGTTCTGGCGTTCGCTTCTCTGACGCAATGGCGTAGCTTCCCCGGCTTGCTAGCGCGCCTGGCGGAGTTCCGGCGAGCCAACCTCATCGCCAGTGAGTTCACCCAGCTCTCTCCGAGCAGTCAGGGCGAGTTCATCCAAGACTTCCTAGAGCGCGTCCGCTTTGCCGCCGAAGACGCCCCGCGTGTGTGTCTGCTCGACACGGGCGTCAACCGCGGCCACCCGTTGCTGGAGCAAGCGCTAGCCGCCAAGGAGAACCAGGCCTACGACAATTCCTGGCGATCGAACGATGACGCCGGACACGGAACCGAAATGGCGGGAGTCGCGCTCTACGGAGACCTCGCCGTGAAACTGGCCAGCGACAGACGATATCGACTGAGCCATCGCCTGGAAGCGGTGAAGGTACTTCCACCGAGCGGCGGCAACGAGCCGCCGGACTACGGCCCCATCACGGTCGGCGCGATGGCGAAGGCCGAACTCCAGAGGCCTGCAACGTCGAGAGCCTTCTGCATGGCAGTCACAGCGGAAGGGGACGACATGTGGTGGCCTACGCTCTGGTCCGCTCAGATCGACCAGGCGTGCGCGGGAGCCCAAGACGACGTGCGGCGATTGGTCGTGCTGGCTGCGGGGAACGTCCGCGAGGAGGTCGGCCAGAACTACCCCGATGAGAACTACCTCAGCAGCGTCGAAGACCCCGGTCAGTCCTGGAACGCCATCACGGTCGGCGCCTACACCAATCTGACTTGGATTGAGGAGAAGGGACTGGACGGCTACGAGCCCATCGCCCAACCCGGCGCTTTATCTCCTGCGAGCAGAACTTCTTACTGCTGGATCGACTCGTCTTGGCCCTACAAACCGGACGTCGTATTCGAGGGAGGGAACTACGCGATCAATGAACAAGGCTGTGTGACCAGTAGTGAAGACCTGGAGCTACTAACGACGCGGTCATCACCGGACGGAGACGCACTGCTTGGGACCGTGCGAGACACCTCCGCCGCCACTGCACAGGGGGCTCGGATGGCGGCGAAGCTGATGAGCGAGTATCCCGACTACTGGCCCGAGACCATCCGAGGCCTGGTTATCCACTCGGCCGAATGGACCCGGCGCATGAGACAAGAGTTCCCTCGCGACCGCCGCAAGGAGCGGCTCAGAGTTTACGGCATGGGAGTCCCCAACATGACGCGCGCCCGCAGGTCGGCTAGTGGGTACGCGACGATGGTCGTTCAAGAGACGATTCAGCCGTTCCGGATGGACGGGAGCGAAGGCAAGTCGCACGAGATGCACATGCACGACCTGCCGTTGCCACGGCAAGTTCTTGAGGATTTGGGGAATACGGAGGTTAGAATGCGTGTCACGCTGTCGTACTTCGTGGAGCCCAATCCACCCCGTCGCGGAGAAGTCGCCAAACACCAGTACGCCTCGCACGGTCTGCGTTTCTCAGTGAAAAGGCCCGGAGAAACACAAACCGGGATGCTCAAGCGCCTGACTCGTGACGCCTGGTCCGAAGGCGAGCGAGAACGCAAACGCCGGGACGACCGGGTGGTCATTGACGACCGGCGGTGGGAATTGGGCCCTGAGAGGGTTGCCGTTCGTGGCTCGGTCCACTCTGACTACTGGGTCGGGACGGCGGCTGAGCTTGCCGACTCCGCCCAAGTTTGCGTCTACCCAGTGACGGGCTGGTGGCGTTTTCGGCGCGACCCGAACGTCGTTGAGCAAGAGACGAGGTACTCTCTAATCGTGAGCATCTCCACCGATTCAAGTGAGATCGACCTCGTTCAGGCGGTTCGCGCAGAGATCGACATTCAGGTCCCGATTGAAACGGAAATTGAGATCGAGCTGGGGAGCTAG
- a CDS encoding AAA family ATPase: MATAQQLKSLLKSYGESDNERFVSVALQIAAHEARTGKGKLATELKRLVDEFRDKQHATRAGGSVPIARPHGELATLLAATYPMTRLSEMVLDDAQETQLRQVLVEYRQQAKLREHNLEAKRKLLLVGPPGVGKTMTSWALAGELKLPHFTVQFHSLITKYMGETAAKLFAVFEAMKHTRGVYLFDEFDAIGAMRGGQHDVGEIRRVLNSFLQFLEQDDSDSLVVAATNLEAMLDDALFRRFDEVITYHLPGPYEIAKLLANRLAAYSLDSTALAEMGEQAAGLSHAEIARAADEAAKAAVLANTREIEIAALSGAIAVRLERKRSLKRV; this comes from the coding sequence ATGGCGACCGCTCAGCAACTCAAATCCCTGCTCAAGAGCTACGGCGAGTCCGACAACGAGCGTTTCGTCTCGGTGGCGTTGCAGATTGCCGCGCACGAAGCTCGCACCGGCAAGGGCAAGCTAGCCACTGAGCTCAAGCGACTCGTCGACGAATTCCGTGACAAGCAGCACGCGACCCGCGCAGGGGGATCTGTGCCGATCGCCCGGCCACATGGCGAACTGGCGACGCTCCTCGCGGCGACCTACCCTATGACGCGTCTCAGCGAGATGGTGCTTGACGATGCCCAGGAAACGCAGCTGCGGCAAGTGCTGGTTGAGTATCGCCAACAAGCCAAGCTCCGCGAACACAACCTGGAAGCCAAGAGAAAGCTGTTGCTCGTCGGGCCTCCGGGCGTGGGCAAGACGATGACCTCCTGGGCGCTGGCGGGCGAGTTGAAGCTGCCCCACTTCACGGTGCAGTTCCACTCGCTTATCACCAAGTACATGGGCGAGACGGCGGCTAAGCTGTTCGCCGTGTTCGAGGCCATGAAGCACACTCGGGGCGTCTACCTGTTCGACGAGTTCGACGCGATCGGCGCCATGCGTGGCGGGCAGCATGACGTGGGCGAGATCCGCCGCGTGCTAAATTCCTTTCTACAGTTCCTTGAACAGGACGACTCCGACAGTCTCGTGGTGGCCGCCACAAACCTCGAAGCGATGCTCGACGATGCCCTCTTCCGGCGTTTTGACGAAGTCATCACCTATCACCTTCCCGGCCCTTACGAGATAGCGAAGCTCCTCGCCAACCGCCTGGCCGCGTATTCTTTGGACAGCACCGCACTGGCCGAGATGGGGGAGCAGGCCGCGGGACTGAGCCATGCTGAAATCGCACGAGCAGCGGACGAGGCCGCTAAAGCAGCGGTGCTTGCGAACACGCGGGAGATAGAGATCGCAGCCTTGTCGGGCGCCATCGCCGTGAGGCTGGAGCGAAAGCGTTCACTCAAGCGAGTCTGA
- a CDS encoding cysteine hydrolase family protein produces the protein MSRALLVIDVQREYFEGALPIRHPVGHLDRILEAMDAAKKADIPTVVVRHHQPDADSPIFCRGSDMWQLHDEVESRPHDILIDKQLPGSFTNTPLDQFLKERGVDTVSISGYMTQMCCDTTARQAFHRGYQVEFLSDATGTLDVENKAGSVTAEQLHESILVAQQMFISDVIDQNTWLQRIADA, from the coding sequence ATGAGCAGAGCACTCTTGGTGATCGACGTTCAGCGCGAGTATTTTGAAGGCGCCCTTCCCATCCGCCACCCGGTCGGCCACCTCGACCGGATCCTCGAAGCCATGGACGCGGCGAAGAAGGCCGACATCCCGACGGTCGTCGTTCGGCACCACCAGCCGGACGCGGACTCGCCCATCTTTTGCCGGGGGAGCGACATGTGGCAGCTTCATGACGAGGTCGAGTCCAGGCCACACGACATCCTCATCGACAAGCAGCTACCGGGCTCGTTCACGAACACGCCGCTGGACCAATTCCTCAAAGAACGCGGGGTCGATACGGTGAGCATCTCCGGCTACATGACGCAGATGTGCTGCGACACGACCGCCCGCCAGGCCTTTCACCGCGGGTACCAGGTCGAGTTTCTAAGCGACGCAACAGGGACGCTCGACGTCGAGAACAAAGCCGGCTCGGTCACCGCGGAGCAGCTCCACGAATCGATTCTCGTCGCTCAGCAGATGTTCATCAGCGATGTGATCGATCAGAACACCTGGCTGCAGCGGATCGCCGACGCGTGA